The Miscanthus floridulus cultivar M001 chromosome 17, ASM1932011v1, whole genome shotgun sequence genome has a window encoding:
- the LOC136518112 gene encoding cation/H(+) antiporter 15-like — protein sequence MATELPAAGMAGNMLPPRNATAQVAPGNNISSAASVVCYSPMMVTAYGIWQGVNPLEFSLPLFILQTAIIVATTRLLVLLLKPIRQPRVIAEILAGVILGPSVMGQVDVWGTTVFPVRSLLTLETVAHLGLLYFLFLVGLEMDVNVIKRSGKKALIIAVAGMALPFCIGTATSFIFRHQVSKNVHQASFLLFLGVALSVTAFPVLARILAEIKLLNSDLGRIAMSAAIVNDMCAWILLALAIAISEVNSSAFSSLWVLLSGVFFVLACFYIVRPLMWWIARRVPEGEAISDVHVTLVLTGVMIAGVCTDAIGIHSVFGAFVYGLVIPSGQLGVVLIEKLEDFVTGLLLPLFFAISGLRTNITRVHDPVTVGLLVLVFTMASFAKVMGTILIAVSYTMTFRDGVALGFLMNTRGLVEMIVLNIGRDKEVLDDESFAVMVLVSVAMTALVTPVVTTVYRPARRLVGYKRRNLQRSKHDAELRMLACVHTTRNVPSIISLLELSNPTKRSPIFIYALHLVELTGRASNMLAAHHSATNQNRSSSSAPGSSDHIFNAFENYEESVGGVSIQALTAVSPYQTMHEDVSVLAEDKHVSLIVLPFHKQQTVDGGMEPINASLRGFNESILSSAPCSVGILVDRGLSAAAARMASVHHVALLFFGGPDDREGLAYAWRMVEHPGVCLTIVRFIPPDYKAPALAPPQQPMPPRVPGSNVQARAITIVPDAAKSERQMDEEYLNEFRTRNIGNDAVLYMEQVVANSEETLAAIRDLDSAHELYIVGRHPGEAGSPLTSALAEWMDSPELGPIGDLLVSSEFSKMVSVLVMQQYVITTPQPAVGPAVPVTDDPVRQYVTNANQRTSPSVGLGGNQMGRGGWGGGAGGF from the exons ATGGCCACAGAGCTGCCAGCGGCGGGGATGGCCGGCAACATGCTGCCGCCGAGGAACGCCACGGCGCAGGTGGCGCCGGGCAACAACATCTCCAGCGCCGCCTCGGTCGTGTGCTACTCGCCGATGATGGTGACGGCCTACGGCATCTGGCAGGGGGTCAACCCGCTGGAGTTCTCGCTCCCGCTCTTCATCCTCCAGACGGCCATCATCGTCGCCACCacccgcctcctcgtcctcctcctcaagCCCATCCGCCAGCCCCGCGTCATTGCTGAGATCCTC GCCGGCGTGATTCTTGGGCCGTCCGTGATGGGGCAGGTGGATGTCTGGGGGACCACGGTGTTCCCGGTGCGGAGCCTGCTGACGCTGGAGACGGTGGCGCACCTCGGCCTCCTCTACTTCCTCTTCCTGGTCGGCCTCGAGATGGATGTCAACGTCATCAAGCGGTCGGGGAAGAAGGCCCTCATCATTGCCGTGGCCGGGATGGCGCTGCCGTTCTGCATCGGCACCGCCACGTCCTTCATCTTCCGGCACCAGGTATCCAAGAACGTGCACCAggcctccttcctcctcttcctcggcgtcgcgctctccgtgacggCGTTCCCGGTGCTGGCCCGCATCCTCGCCGAGATCAAGCTGCTCAACTCCGACCTCGGCCGCATCGCCATGTCCGCCGCCATCGTCAACGACATGTGCGCGTGGATCCTGCTCGCGCTCGCCATCGCCATCTCCGAGGTCAACAGCTCCGCCTTCTCCTCCCTGTGGGTGCTCCTCTCCGGCGTCTTCTTCGTGCTCGCCTGCTTCTACATCGTGCGCCCGCTCATGTGGTGGATCGCCCGCCGTGTCCCCGAGGGCGAGGCCATCAGCGACGTGCACGTCACGCTCGTGCTCACCGGCGTCATGATCGCCGGCGTCTGCACCGACGCCATCGGCATCCACTCGGTGTTCGGCGCGTTCGTCTACGGGCTCGTCATACCCAGCGGGCAGCTGGGCGTCGTGCTCATCGAGAAGCTCGAGGACTTCGTCACTGGGCTGCTCCTCCCGCTCTTCTTCGCCATCAGTGGCCTCCGCACCAACATCACCCGGGTGCACGATCCCGTCACCGTGGGGCTCCTCGTGCTCGTGTTCACCATGGCCAGCTTCGCCAAGGTCATGGGCACCATCCTTATCGCTGTCTCTTACACCATGACCTTCCGCGACGGCGTCGCCCTCGGCTTTCTCATGAACACCAGAGGACTCGTGGAGATGATCGTCCTCAACATCGGAAGGGACAAGGAG GTGCTGGACGACGAGTCGTTCGCGGTGATGGTGCTGGTCTCTGTGGCGATGACGGCGCTCGTGACGCCGGTGGTGACGACGGTGTACCGCCCGGCGCGGCGGCTGGTCGGCTACAAGCGGCGCAACCTGCAGCGGTCCAAGCACGACGCAGAGCTGCGCATGCTGGCGTGCGTGCACACCACTCGCAACGTGCCGTCCATCATCTCGCTGCTGGAGCTGTCTAACCCAACCAAGCGCTCCCCCATCTTCATCTACGCGCTGCACCTCGTGGAGCTCACCGGCCGCGCGTCCAACATGCTCGCCGCCCACCACTCCGCCACCAACCAGAACCGCAGCTCCAGCTCGGCTCCTGGCTCCAGCGACCACATCTTCAACGCCTTCGAGAACTACGAGGAGAGCGTGGGCGGCGTGTCCATCCAGGCGCTGACGGCGGTGTCGCCGTACCAGACGATGCACGAGGACGTGTCTGTCCTGGCGGAGGACAAGCACGTCTCCCTCATCGTGCTCCCGTTCCACAAGCAGCAGACGGTGGACGGCGGGATGGAGCCCATCAACGCGTCGCTCCGGGGCTTCAACGAGAGCATCCTCTCGTCGGCGCCGTGCTCGGTGGGCATCCTCGTGGACCGCGGCCTCAGCGCCGCGGCGGCGCGCATGGCGAGCGTGCACCACGTGGCGCTGCTCTTCTTCGGCGGGCCCGACGACCGCGAGGGGCTGGCCTACGCGTGGCGCATGGTGGAGCATCCGGGCGTCTGCCTCACCATCGTCCGGTTCATCCCGCCGGACTACAAGGCCCCCGCGCTGGCGCCGCCGCAGCAGCCCATGCCGCCCCGGGTGCCCGGGTCCAACGTCCAGGCGCGCGCCATCACCATCGTCCCGGACGCCGCTAAGAGCGAGCGGCAGATGGACGAGGAGTACCTGAACGAGTTCCGGACGCGCAACATCGGCAACGACGCCGTCCTGTACATGGAGCAGGTGGTGGCCAACAGCGAGGAGACGCTGGCGGCCATCCGGGACCTGGACAGCGCGCACGAGCTGTACATCGTGGGCAGGCACCCCGGCGAGGCCGGGTCGCCGCTCACGTCGGCGCTGGCAGAGTGGATGGACTCGCCGGAGCTCGGCCCCATCGGCGACCTGCTGGTGTCGTCCGAGTTCTCCAAGATGGTGTCCGTGCTGGTGATGCAGCAGTACGTGATCACGACGCCGCAGCCGGCCGTGGGGCCAGCCGTGcccgtcacggacgaccccgtcCGACAGTACGTGACCAACGCCAATCAGCGGACGTCGCCGTCGGTGGGTCTCGGCGGCAACCAGATGGGCCGCGGCGGGTGGGGCGGCGGTGCCGGAGGGTTCTGA